DNA sequence from the Tachysurus vachellii isolate PV-2020 chromosome 16, HZAU_Pvac_v1, whole genome shotgun sequence genome:
taataattttaaaaatctataatatATTCTTATATACATCAGAGTTTAATGTAGTGTGAGAAGTACGTAAAATACAGAACAATATTTTggaaattaataataagaataataaaggaGAATTTATGCTTATGTACAAGTATACTTGAAAAACTaaaattgctattattattactattattattttttttttttattattgtgttaaaaatattctattttatgACTATCTGTATTTATCTGAGGGAGACGCGTATTGTGCACGCTAGCCACGTTTCGAGTGAACAGGAAAGCTGCACTGCTGTGAGTGTTGAACCCCCACAACAATTTTTTCAGCCAAATCTATTACCAGCTAAAGACCAAAGTTGCCCCACAGAACAGCGGTGTGTCTGTGAAGGCAGGACTGAGCATTTGTGTAGTGGATGCAGGAAGGAAGAATCCTAGTAAACTCCCATTTGATTTTCGGTTGGACGTTTATAAGTTTTTAGCGCTGGTGAAAGAACAACACTGCAGATTCAGAAGAAGGTTTAGGTTTAGATCAAGTTTCTGTGGGATTCCTGTAAGTAAATAAGGTAGAGAGAAAAGAGGACGTGAGTGACAACGAGAAAGGAAAAGCAAGTCAGTGAAGGTGAGATGGTGGAATCGCAGTAGTGGTGTCGAGACTAAGAGGCTATTTGATGACGTGGACATCAGGACTGTGGCAATGTCTAACCTGTAGAAgtgaatgtgtttaaaatgttggCGCAAGTCCAACGACTTCACACAAGGGATCAGTTATTGATTATTTCTTGCTGAGGCGGGGAGGGAGTTGGGGCAGTTTGTATCACAGGAGGTATCAGGATGTATCGCTCCCCCTTCCTGAATCTCAGTGTGATGGATGAATTAGCTTATAATTctcaaagcaaaaaaagcaaaatccGACTGCACTTTTTTCATTATTCCAGAATTATTACCATTTACAAGGAAATGAATAGAGcctattttttttcctaattagttctttttttattattcttaagttattgtttgttttggggcTGGTTTCCCATCGTGTTAGGTATACTTGCAGGGTTTACTGGTTAGCGTAACCCAAAGGTAGCAATCGGAAAGTTGCTAAAATCTTAAACCCTCCAATGTTTTTTCCTCCAAAGATTTGCACCGTGCAGGTTTAGATAGCATATTATTAAATTGATCTCGTAGTTTTTGTAGTGGTTTTTAGCGTTGGTGCTGTCTTAACAGCTCATTATTGTAaacgtttgtatttttttttttttgtttttttggggtttttttttttgtttgttttgtttttgtaaagcaTTTACTTGAATTTCACTCTTGCTGATTCACCTCAATACAATGCATCAACTTATTGCAGTTCAATTTCtatgcaaacatttatttaaaaaagaaaatttacatttatgacaaaTCTGTGTacaaatacattatacattaatttacattccagaatatttacattatataagGAATACTGTATTCTTGTGAGACCATATCCACTTCTctctccagtttttttttctatctttctttaatattgttttcctttcatttgATTCTCTCCGAACATCTTTCGAAATGctgctaaaagaaaaaaaaaaagagcttttttttttttttttttgtcttacacCGACGGAATTGTCTGCGTACGTTCCACTTTGTGTGCTGCTACtacatgattatttttgtatgttAGCTTGGCTTGATTTTTAAGGACCTTTGGAGTGGAAGGTGAAGCAGGAAGCATGTTCGCACTTGGGTTTCAGGTGCCGACGCTCAGCATCCCATCATGGGCCTTTCTGTACGCCTGCTGCTGTTGTGTTTCTGCTATGAATTTGATTTTTGGCCTCTTGGCAGCAATAAGAAAAACACGAATGCTTGCTGCTTCACTTCTTCATTGTAAGTTGATCAGGGAGCTCCTGGTGCCAGATGTATTGCAGCATTGGCTGCTGTCGTTTTTCTTGTCATTTGTTTTACGTTTGGCTCTCAGATCAGGCCTTGTAAAGTCACTGATGTATGACTTTCAACAATGAGGCCTGTTCACATTCCAGTCCTGATCTGGTGTTTCATCTGTGACAGGAGCAACATATTATACATGCATGTATTCCTGaggtcttatttttatttactttttttagttttgtttgttagttttttttttttaaactttctccAAAAggacattttccattttttgttttttttatagcttcGTTATAAACTTAATTGTTTATGCCTTTCCAGATCTTCTCTTACTCCAACTTTCTCTATCATACTCTATTTGGCCACATTCAATTCTATATCTAGTGAAGCTAAATCAGTGTGACCTgagcaataaataataactatatCTTTTATACATGGTATATACATTTTGACCTTTTATATGTATTGTTTGCTAAAATTGATTACAGCGTTGTGTTGATGTTATATACTATAATTTTCAATTGAAATCAAAACCAAAGCTTTAGGAAAGATCTAggaaaaattttattaaaaatgttcaggGGTCTTTTCTCTGTTCAATAAAGTTCATCGGGACACAATGCATGttgttgaagtgtgtgtttgtctgtaggtCTGAGATTAAAGGTAGGGTTCGGTGTAGAACCTTTTTACTGCCACACCATCCCGTCTAAGATCCGGATCTAATTTCCAGATTTCATCCATAACACAAGCTCTTTAACTGCTTGCtaatttcttcttattttatttagtcaGCAGCAGCGAAAGCTTTTTGGAGCGCTGAATTAGTTGATAATGTTgcaagtcatttttaaataaaatcaacttGGTTAAACATTTCCAAGGTATTAAAAACAGGGCATTTGTCATACACCAGCTCATCACCAGTTTTGATATCTAATAAAAAGTTTGTGGGCCATTTTAGCAAAGTTTTTTTACGGtagattaaaatgtaaagttgAACCAATGAAATCATCTGCAGCACACACCTACGTTAACATGTATTacttacataaatacatacacacatactaaaGTCATCAGAAACAAATGCTTTGGTGctatttctgtaaaacatttcttcctgcatgcatacacactccCTAGGGTGAAAAAAGTCATTCTCTTTCATTGTAATCCTGCCATCTAGCGGCGAGTGAAGATATCACAGTTAGGAAGGTGTGGAAAAGTAGCCACTTCAATTAAGTCTTTATCTCTTCCATCtttacataaatgtaaacaaatgaaaactcGTGGATTTctctattattatataaattagatTAATTGGATGAACCTGAATGAAGAATTGACTTGACAGTCAACTGAGTAATGTTGGTACATTACAAATCATGGCATCATGTTTAGTCTGTAGTGTTTAATAAAATCATACCTATATGTCATGCACGGATTAACACGGTTGCATTTCTGCTTATGaacaatataatattcatttttaacaaaatttgCTTTGTTACATGTTTATACATTTCTGCAAATCACACAATTAAATTTCAAATGTCTACTAACCAATACATAATTACAAACTAAGTGCAGGCCAAACTTATTAACACTTTTACATACAGTctatggtataaaaaaaaaaggtgtgtggggttcagtggggttgagtcagagtcagggctctgtgcaggacacttgggttcttccactccaaaattaacacaccatgtcttcatggagctcaggggctttgtgtacaggggcaTCGTCATATAGGGACTAGTTACAGGCTCAGTTCCAGTGAGGGGAAATTTAATGCTACAGtaacagtttggagaagaagCACATATGAGAATGATGGTCAGggtgcacatacagtacttttggtcatatagtgtattAACTCACTAGGTAAATATACAACTAAATAACAAATATGGTCATCTTTAGTAACTGGCCAAGGTCTGGTCAGGGTCACCGTTTTAGTTGAGTCAGTCACAGAAACACCGGCTGTGAGGTGGGAACTGGAAtttacagggcacacacacacacactcactctatcacacacacagtgtttatgtcCTGCAGTAGTGGTGtgttcaggacacacacacacacacactcacttactcactctatcacacacacacacacactcacacattccctcactcactctatcacacacacagtgtttatgtcCTGCAGTAGTGGTGTgttcaggaaacacacacacacacacacacacacacacacacactcacttactcactctatcacacacacacacacacactcacacattccctcactcactctatcacacacacagtgtttatgtcCTGCAGTAGTGGTGtgttcaggacacacacacacacacacacacacacacacacacactcacttactcactctatcacacacacacactcacacattccctcactcactctatcacacacacagtgtttatgtcCTGCAGTAGTGGTGtgttcaggacacacacacacacacacacacacacacacacacacacactcacttactcactctatcacacacacacacacacacacacacactcacacattcccTCACTCAccctattacacacacagtgtttatgtcCTGCAGTAGTGGTGTgtttaggacacacacactcacttactcactctatcacacacacacactactggcATGTTTCTTGGAGGTTACAGTACACACAGGGCTACTATACTCGAGTAACGtggtatgtttattttattgtagttCGCTTATCTGGCCACCAGATGTCGCGTATTTTCCTCTACACGCAGGATGCCGTTAGCTTCCCGTTAGCTGACGTCATCTAGCTGCGGGTCACTTCCTCAAATAAACAAGGAAGTCAGGGGCGCGTGCTGGATTTGTATTTCTAGCCGGCgggtttatttattatgtttacgTTTGGCGTGACACTCATTAGACAGTAAGTGGCGCTTTATAGTGCTGGATTAATGCATGCAAATCACTAGAGGTGAGCGATTTACTACAGTGTTCTGAGGAaaggacaagtgtgtgtgtctgtgtgtgtgtctctgtttgtgtgtctctgtttgtgtgtctctgtgtgtgtgtctctgtttgtgtgtctctgtttgtgtgtgtctctgtgtgtgtgagtgagagagtgagtgagcaagtaagagtgagtgtgtgtataatagagagagtgtgtgtgtgtgtgtgtgtgtgtgtgtgtgtgtgtgtgtgtgtgtgtgtgtgtgtgtgtgtcctgaacaCACCACTACTGCAGGACataaccactgtgtgtgtgtgatagtgagtgagcgtgtgagagtgagtgagtttacaTACAAGAGCATCCATTAAAACCTAAAATCCTTTTAGAGGACAAACCtttggtttgattttatttctttacattcatGCAGCTGATGCTGATCCAAGCAGTTTGTGTCCctaaatcacaaaaaaatcctattagttcttttttgtgttttctttttcctcttagtGGTGAAACTCAATACAACAAAGACAAACTGCTGCAAGGTATGAGCACAGACTTGTGAGAAACAAGACTTTTCAAGTTTCAAACAAGTTGTTTTACCATTTGTAACATTGGTTTTGACTGTaagttaaaggtgtgtgtgtttgtgtgtgaatgtgtgtgttgtaggtcaAGGTATTGATACTTCCTTGTCAGAAACAGGACTACGGCAGGCGGAAGCGGCAGGCCAGTACCTGCAAGACCTTCGCTTCAGCAATGTGTTTGTCAGCAATCTGCAGAGAGccattcaggtgtgtgtgagtctgtgtgtgtgtgtgtgagtctgtgtgtgtgtgtgagtctgtgtgtgtgtgtgagtctgtgtgtgtgtgtgagtctgtgtgtgtgtacgagtctgtgtgtgtacgagtctgtgtgtgtacgagtctgtgtgtgtacgagtctgtgtgtgtgtgtgagtctgtgtgtgtgtgtgagtctgtgagtctgtgtgtgtgtgtgtgtgtgtgagtctgtgtgtgtgtgtgtgtgagtctgtgtgtgtgtgtgtgtgagtctgtgtgtgtgtgtgtgagtctgtgtgtgtgtgagtctgtgtgtgtatgagtctgtgtgtgtatgagtctgtgtgtgtatgagtctgtgtctgtgtgtgtgtgtgtctgtgtgtgtgtgtgtctgtgtgtgtgtgtgtctgtgtctgtgtgtgtctgtgtgtgcgcgcgagtctgtgtgtgtgtgtgcacgcgagtctgtgtgtgtgtgtgcacgcgagtctgtgtgtgtgtgcgagcgagtcTGTGTGCGAGCGAGTCTGTGTGCGAGCGAGTCTGTGTGCGAGCGAGTCTGTGTGCGAGCGAGTCTGTGTGCGAGCGAGTCTGTGTGCGAGCGAGTCTGTGTGCGAGCGAGTCTGTGTGCGAGcgagtctgtgtgcgtgcgagtctgtgtgcgtgcgagtctgtgtgcgtgcgagtctgtgtgcgtgcgagtctgtgtgtgtgcgagtctgtgtgtgtgcgagtctgtgtgtgtgcgcgagtctgtgtgtgtgtgtgcgagtctgtgtgtgtgtgtgtgtgtgtgtgtgtgtgtgtgtgtgatagtgagcaCTATTTCACATCGAATCATTACCCATCCTATTTGTTACTAGATCGCTGTGCTAATGTTTTAAACAGGACCAGCACAGAGAGCTTCTCTGTAGATGCACCTCTAGTTGTAGTTATTTCCTCACTCCAGTGTTCATGTCAGTATGAATCTCATAAACTCGTGACTTTCACGTGTGATCCTGGGAGTTCATGTCTTCCTCCCTGTTTCCACACAGACTGCTGAGATCATCTTGAAGAACAACTTGCACTCTGCTGACGTTGAGATGGTGTTGGATCCTCTGCTCAGAGAGAGGGTAAGAATCTCACATCTCTCACAATTCTTCATCTGTGTATTATTCAGTAACACATACAGATACTCTGTACATTTTGGTGTTTTAGACCACGCGGCACAAGCCGATGCAGTGTGTCTGGTGAGCTTGGTTTGGATTTGGTTGCATGTTGTGCAGGGCTTCGGCGTGGCTGAAGGGCGGCCCAAAGAAGACCTGAAAAACATGGCGAACGCAGCAGGCCAGGCTTGTAGGGATTTCACACCACCGGGTGGAGAAACTCTGGAGCAGGTAAACTTCAGTGCTTAAATAAAGACTTTGTGACAGGTTCAGGACTCTCTAAGGACCTATTGTTTAGGATTGATTTTTTTCAGTGCCACCAGTTTTATAACAATACACAGTAGCTTTAGTCTCATATATTTATAGCTTTAGTCatatattttgttctttaagTAGTGTTCATTGTCATAACGATTAGAAAGCCAAGAATCATTTGTGCTGCTCGTTTGCTTTTAAAGACGAATTTTTTcgaatttattataaattaaaataaaattatttccaagaGGCACTAATTAAAGTCAGGCTTTCAAATGTAGTTCAGTCTTTTTCTAATTTGTGTGTCAATTTCAAACAAATCATGAGCTAAAATGAGGCCTAAGCACTCTAAAGGCATGTTAATGTATGTTCTGTACTTGTAAAAGCTTAGACATTTAGTCTTTATCCTTAACATTTAGTCTTTATCCTTAACATTTAGTCTTTATCCTCTATCTAACAGTCTAGGATAAAAACTAACAGTCTAGAATAGAGACTAAATGTCCAGGATAGAGACCAAATGTCCAATATAGAAACCATATGTCCAGAATAGAAATTAAATTTCTAAGATTTGGTTTCTATCCTGGACATTTAGTGTCTAACCTGGACATTTAGTGTCTACCCTGGACATTTAGTGTCTGCCCTGGACTACGATGGAAGGGAAAACTGATCTTTGGGTTCTTTGTCCCTCATGTACCTccctgttacagtatgttatttGCCAGTCTCCACCCATTATCTTGTCCACCCTGATCACATGACAGCCACCTACCAAGAAAGGTGAAGGCTAACACATGCTTTCTCCGAGACAAATGAAGCCTGCCAACTCCATCTTTCCAATCTGCTGCTAATTCAATATCACAGAGCAGCTGAGTACACTCGGTAGAAAGCTCGAACTGCCCTCTTCCATATACTTTACTGACCTTACAGATGCCTACAAATGCCTAGAATCactctgattgacaggggacacagtaacACCGTCCCTTCCAGCCAGTGATGGCCAGTTTTGCTGTCTTGGGCTCCCGGCTATGGATAGCTGTGTAATCATGAAGAGATCGCGAGTTTGAATTGTGATGATGCCACAGCTTTCTGTGATGAGAAGCAGCTGAAAGcagcctgtttttgttttttattaaatgtttattggtTTATGACCATAAGTACAACATACAGTGTAATGTGTTAACTGTTACACACagaaaggtttaaataaaactcGCATAGAAAAAAGAAGCACACTATTTTAATTGTAAACAGCTTGTTTGAtttgcttctgtgtgtgtgactgtgtttgcaGGTAAAGACACGTTTTCGCAAGTTCCTCAGGTCCATGTTCCAGCGCATGCTGGCTGATCACTGTCCCAGTATGTGTCCCAGTTTTAGCCCAGAGCTTCCAGAATCACTCCTGCCAACAGTGGCAGGACTCGCCAATGATGGGGTTGAGAACTTGCCCACCCACGCGTTAGTGGTGAGTCACGGTGCATTTATCCGTGTGGCAGTGCGTCACCTGGTGGATAGTCTGCACTGCAGCCTGCCCGAGGGGCTGAAGATGAGCCAGGTGTATTCAGCCTGCCCCAACACAGGCATCTGCAGGTTTGTCATCACCCTTCGTATGGAAGAGAACGTCCCAAGACCTGTTGCAATCCACTGTATCTTCATCAACAGGAAAGATCACCTCGCCAGCCTCAAAGATTAGGGCTAGAGTGACAACTGCACAGACTTCAGAAACGCACTAACTTTCCGGTCATTTAAAACTCTAAGGACAAGCCCTCTCCTCGCTAACTGCAGCAATGTCAGGAGAGAGAAGATTTCTAAGCATGTTATCCGTCTCATATTGTATTCTTCTATTTATGGTCCTGAGATTTCTGTCATAAAATGTGTACCAACTGATTTCTACTGTAATGTGAAACAACAGTATTCAACTGAAACACTATTTATTAGGGTAgtattatgttatatttataaactgtaCTATTAAGGATCATTTTAAAGTCTGATCCCTGACCAGCTTTGATTTTTCTGGTGGACTGAAAGGATGCACTTTTTATGCAATGCAGAGAATTTTTTTCTCGCaatgaaaaaacaaatgatGTGTTAAATGATTTTATGCAGTACAAAATAAAGAGTGATAAATAAACTGATTGTGTAGCTCATACTTAAGACAGAAAATCTGAAAACTGCCAGAGGTATCATAGATTTTATGACTCACCacagagattaaaataaaaccattaaGTGGCACATATGAGAGTCATTAGAAGTATGTtactaaattataataatacacaaaaaaactaaattgtTTTCCAGAAGATGGCACTGTACAACCAGACCAGGACGATCTCTAGACGCAGCATCCCTGACAGAAGGACCGAAAGAGAAAGGACACGTCCTCGTCGCAGTCACCCACGCTCTGGCCACAAGCAATCCCGGCCTCTCCCCTTCATTTTCCGTCCCTTGTTGGAAATGTGATCTTTCAGAAGCCTGTCATTTGCCCGTCAGTGAGTAGGCGGTGGTCTGGTCTCATTTGTCAAAGACGACCTGGATTGGTCCATCATCCTCTTGTCCAGAGAGTCTGCGGCCTCGCATTCTTGCCCTCCCACGGAACCTCCTACTGTGCCAAAAATATCGGGCACGAGCCAAATccatgctcacacacatcacacttatTAACATGTGCTGTCTAGAAAACTCAGACACTTTGTGTCAGTCATCAGTGCAGCTGCAGAGAAGAAGACGGACCTCAGGTAAAGGTATACGAGGCGTGTTTGATCAGGATTTGGCTCACCGACATGCCTACGTTGTcacttgtggggacatttgtgCATCTATAATTATATAGTATGGCCCTGTAGCATTATTTTTGATCCTTTGGAGAGGAAGAACTGCTGGTGATTGTCCAGGttttggtaaaaaaataaaataaaaaaaggcaggGATGAACACATGTCTAAGCACCCAAACAAAGTCATGTGAGCAGGATGTTTAGGgatgtatacagtacagtatgttgttgtCTTTGTTACTTgcataatacaaaattaaaaaaaaaaaaagcttttcagaGATTCTGCCAGGTCTGGCTTTAATGTTGAGTTAGTACAGGGATGCAGTAGTggtaaaaaacagaaaatggtgATCATTTGAATAACATGACTTCTTTCACATATGCTTTTACCTAATGGATTAAAGAGAAGCAACAATGTCAGCATCATAAAAATGCTGCCTTGTGTCACCATGACTGACACCTGAATGGCATGATCTCTATATGATACAcgtttacatactgtatttagCACAAACTCTATTCACACACTATATAAACTCTATGGATATACAAAGACACTgctaaaatttaaatttcatttgaa
Encoded proteins:
- the tigarb gene encoding fructose-2,6-bisphosphatase TIGAR B, which translates into the protein MFTFGVTLIRHGETQYNKDKLLQGQGIDTSLSETGLRQAEAAGQYLQDLRFSNVFVSNLQRAIQTAEIILKNNLHSADVEMVLDPLLRERGFGVAEGRPKEDLKNMANAAGQACRDFTPPGGETLEQVKTRFRKFLRSMFQRMLADHCPSMCPSFSPELPESLLPTVAGLANDGVENLPTHALVVSHGAFIRVAVRHLVDSLHCSLPEGLKMSQVYSACPNTGICRFVITLRMEENVPRPVAIHCIFINRKDHLASLKD